TCTATTAAACCGTTCGTTTCATCTAAAAATGCAAAATCTTCGTCCAAAAAATTAGCGAAACGAGACGCACCTCTTTCAACTTTCATCTGCAATTCAAATTTAGATTCCACCTTATATCTGAATTTTTTTAAACATCGCGCACAAATAAGTTCGACGCTTGTTTCTATTTCTGCATTGCCAGATATCATTCTGCCGAATCTTGATAATAAAATAATAATCAAGATTCTTTCCTTAAACTCGACATCGACAAATTCGAGATCGAGATCCTCTGGCAAAACGGAAACTTCCATCCGCGTTTCGCCTTCTAAAATGTCAAATACTGGAATTCTCAAGTTAAACATTTCGGGAAATTATAATTATACTGTATCGATAGGTCAAGAAGAAATTTCTCTGTTTAAATTTATGTCTATATTTTCATCTTATCTTTTTGTGTTATTACTCCAATAAAATATAGTATTATTGTAATAACACAAAGGGCAATAATAGGCCCACCCATCTTCCAAAAACCAGGTCCAGAGGACATATACCAGACCCCTACTTTCCTTAACAATTGGATTAAAAGGGATGCTCCAACACCTATAAGAAGATATTTAAAAATATGCCTTCCCACAGGCTCAAACGCTAATACTCCAGTAAGAATAATGAGAATATCGATAATAAACCTTCGAATTTCCATTGATACTTGTGATTGTAAAAGAACCTCGACCACACCTACCCATATCGCTGAAATAACAAACTGAAGCCAATATATTCTAACATTTCGTCTGCTTTTTCTCATATTAGTTAAATAGGTCTTTCAATCTACTGAAAATATTTTCGTCATTATGCTCGGCGGAATGCTCGGAGTCGAATTCTGCTAATTCTGCGAAAACTTCCTTTTCCTTTTTACTCAACCTCGTCGGAGTGCGAATGAAAGCCGTCACTACTATATCGCCCCTCGACCTTGAATTCAATGCCGGTAATCCAGAGCCTTTTAGCTTGAATGTTTGACCGAATTGAGTTCCAGAAGGGATTTTTAGCGCTTTATCCTCGCCCTCGAGGGTTGGAATTTTTACCTCCGCGCCAAGTGCGGCCCGCGAGAAGGTCAATGGGAACCTTATGTAAAGGTCTTCGCCACGGCGATTGAAAACCTTATGAGGAATTTCTTTGAAGAAAATAATAAGATTACCCGGAGGTCCTCCAGCAATACCAGCATTGCCTTTTCCATCCATAACAAGATAATTCCCTTCGGAAACACCGGGTGGCACTTCAAAATCTATCGATTGGCTTCCATCGATACGACCTTCACCAGAACACTTTGGGCAATGTGCTGTTACAGTGGTGCCTGTTCCACCGCAAGTCGAGCAGGTTGTAACTGTAGATATTGAGCCGAGAAGGGAAGCCCTTACTGTGCGCCTACGGCCGGTCCCGCCACAATCCGGACAGGTTTTTTCTTTCGCACCCGCAGGAATACCACTTCCCCCACACTCCTTGCATACATATTTTTTGGATAATTTAATTTTCTTCTTGGCCCCGCTGAGTATTTCTTCGAGCGAAACTTTAACCGTCACCTGAAGGTCGCCACCCTTTCTGCTTCTGGAAGCGCGACCACTACCACCAAATCCACCACCAAAGAAACTACCACCGAAAGGGTCCACTCCACCAACAGCCTCCATAAACATTCTTAAAGCGTCAGATATATCGAATCCCCCCATACCAGCAAAGGGATCTTGAGAACGCCCAGTTGTGCCGTAAGTATCGTATTGCCGCCTTTTCTGTGGGTCCGAAAGTATAGCATAAGCCCCAGATAACTCTTTAAAGAGATTCTCTGCTTCGGGATCGGAATTAGTATCCGGATGGCATTCCTTCGCTTTTTGTCTGTATGCTCTTTTAAGTTCTTCTTCAGTAGCGCTGCGATTTACACCTAATATTTCGTAAAGATCTTTCAAATCTAGTCCTTTTCGTCTTCCAAATGGTTGGAAACCAAGACTTTAGCAGGCCTGATAAGTCGTTCACCACACTTAAATCCTTTTTGTAAAACTCCCACTACTGTATTCTCCTTTTCATCCGATGGCACCATTGCCACTGCTTCGTGTATCTGGGGGTCAAAACAATCGCCGATCTCGCAAACCGTATGTATATCTTCAGAATGCAGCATATCCACAAATTGCTTGTGAATAAGGTCTATCCCCTCGACAAGCAAATCGACTGATGGTGGTTCCTCATAGGATTGAATTGCCCTTTCGAAGTTATCGAGAACATCTAGAATTTTGAGTAGCAGGGCATCCCTAGCTGCAGAAACCATTTCGCTGAAATTTTTCGTTTGGCGTTTTTTATAATTATCATATTCCGCCGCAAGCCTCAGATAGGCATCGTTTAATCGTTCCTTCTCTTCCTTTAACGACTCGATCTCAGCCGTCAGGTTTTCTAAGTTATCGGTTTTCTGTTCTTTAATTTCTTTTCCCTTTTTTTTCTTATCACCCATTATTTCTCCATAACTTCTTCTTATATTATTGAATAATGATGTCGCGAGCCTGTGGTTAAGCTAATTAACCGCATAAGATAAACATAACCTTGAATATGTCAAAAAGTATTATGTTATTAAACCTCATCTTATATATGATTACAATTCTTAAAATAGTCAAAAACTAATATTTAATTAGATGCCTCTAAATTAATGATTTTTATCTCCCAAAAGATTTAGACAGGGCGTCTCGAGCATATATTAATATGCTTATTGCACGAGCGTAATCCATACGAATGGGGCCTAAAAGGCCGACTATCCCACAATTAGTGGCTATCGGGAACTCGCAGGTAACTATAGACAAATCGTTCATGGAGCCACCAATACGAATGCTCAATGGTTGCCCATGCGAAACCGCAAGTAACCGCGTAAGATTCTGCCTGTTTTCGAGGAGAGAGATCAGGCCGCCAAGGTTAGAGGTTTCTCTGAATTCAGGTTTTTCCAGCAGCTGGCTCGTGCCGTAATAGTGAAGGCATTCCTCCTGGTCGAAATGGAATATCGTATCTACCGAGTTTATCAAGCGCAGAAGGAAAGCCTCTTTCAAACTAACTATATCTTCGAAGCGTTTTTCGATATTAACTCGTATCTCGCCGAATGTCTTTCCGGAGAGCCTTTCGTTAACCAAATCCACAACAATATTCAGTTTTCGAAAATCTATATTATAGCTAAAACGTAGTGGAACGCTTTTCACCATACCACTCGTTGTAGAAACGATAAGGAAAACCTCCATGGGCGATGCCGGGATATACTCGACCCGGAAAAGTTTCAAATCCTCGCCGTGTGGCGCAACTACTATCCCAAGCTGTTTACTCAGTTTGGCCAAAGTTCGCGCGACACCATCGAGTAACTCGTTTGTATTAGTATAGAAAGTCGAAGAAGAACTATCAATTTCCGCAATCTCGCTCTCTTTTAGTTTTTGGGGATCCATTAAATTCGAAACGTAATAACGAAAGCCATCGTTTGTAGGAACTCGTCCTGCGCTGGTGTGAGGCTTTTCGATAGCACCTTTAGCTTCTAAATTCACGAAGATATTGCGAATAGTCGCAGAAGATATCGTCGAGCCCAGGCGCTCGGCGATAGTCTTGCTTCCGACCGGATGCGCCGTCTCTATAAAAACCTCGGTGAGGAGTTTTAAGATAGATGATTCTCTGTCTGTCAGTTCCACAATTACTCTCTGAGCACTTCCTATAAACCATAAACCAAAGCTTGTGGTTTATGAGGGCTACCAATTAAATTAAAAAGGGGGCTATAGCCCCCCTTTATTATCGAGTTTATCTGTATTAATACATTCCCATTCCGCCACCGGGCATCTGAGGTGCCGCTGCGGGAGCTTCCTTATCCGGAATCTCGGTTACGAGACACTCGGTAGTCAGGAGCAGCGAAGAGATGGAAACAGCATTCTGAAGGGCGATGCGGACGACCTTGGTCGGGTCAATGACGCCTGCGACGAAAAGGTCTTCGAATTCCTCTTTGTCGGCGTTAAATCCAAACGCGCCTTCGTTTTCCTTGATTGTGTTGATAATAACACCACCGTCGTGGCCAGCGTTCTCTGCAATGAGTCGTGCCGGCTCTTCAAGCGCTTTGCGAAGAATGCGTATCGCAACATTAGCATCGCCTTCGAAAGCAAGTTCATCTAGCGCAGATAAACAGCGAATAAGCGTTACACCGCCACCGGGAACGATACCTTCTTCGACGGCTGCGCGAGTAGCATGAAGGGCATCCTCGACACGGGCCTTTTTCTCCTTCATCTCAGTTTCGGTAGCAGCACCGACTTTAATCACAGCAACACCACCGGCAAGCTTGGCAAGTCTCTCTTGGAGCTTCTCACTGTCGTAATCCGAGGTGGCTTTCTCAATAGCGGCACGAATTTCCTTGATTCTGCCTTGAATATCGGCCTGAGCTCCACCACCCTCGACTATAGTCGTGTTATCCTTATCTATAGTGATTCTCTTGGAGCTGCCAAGGTCTTCGACGCGGGTGTTCTCGAGTTTAAATCCGAGTTCTTCTGAGATAACCTTGCCGCCGGTGAGAATGGCGATATCCTGAAGCATTGCCTTCCTACGATCGCCATAACCTGGAGCCTTTATAGCAGCGCAACGAACGACGCCGCGGAGTTTATTCACAACAAGCATCGCAAGCGCTTCACCCTCGACATCTTCTGAAATGATGACAAGCGGTTTACCCTTTTGGGCTACCTTTTCAAGAAGCGGTAACATATCCTTCATATTAGAAATTTTCTTATCATGGATGAGGATAAGAGCGTCCTCGAAAGAGACCTCCATGGCCTCGGGATCGGTGACGAAATAGGGCGAAAGATAGCCGCGGTCGAACTGCATTCCTTCGACTGTATCAAGTGTTGTCTCGGTGCCTTTGGCCTCTTCGACAGTAATAACGCCGTCTTTGCCAACCTTATCCATGGCCTCAGCAATAAGTTCACCAATGACGCGATCGTTATTCGCCGAAATAGCTCCTACCTGAGCGATCTCCTCAGAACTTTTAACTGGGACCGAGATGTCCTTGAGTTTTTCGATAATATTAACGGTAGCAGCCTCGAGGCCTCTGCGAAGTGCCATCGGATTGATGCCCGAAGTCACATTCTTCACGCCCTCTAAGAAAATCGCCTCGGTGAGGACTGTCGCCGTGGTCGTGCCGTCACCGGCAATATCGCTGGTTTTCGATGCGACTTCTTTTACGAGCTGTGCGCCCATATTCTCAAATGGATCTTCGAGGTCGATCTCTTTGGCGACTGTGACACCGTCTTTAGTGATTGTGGGGCCACCCCATTTTTTATCCAGGACAACATTTCTGCCCTTAGGACCGAGTGTTACTTTGACTGCACGGGCTAGCTTGCTCACTCCAACCTTCAATAAGTCTCGTGCATGTTCGGAATATTCTATTTCTTTTGACATTGTTACCTCCTTATTCGAGTATTGCGAGGATATTGGATTCCTGCATAATTAAGTATTCATCACCCTCGATTGTGATCTCAGTGCCCGCATATTTGCCATAAAGCACTTTCTGTCCAGCCTTCACTGCCAGAACTATAAGCTCTCCACTGTCAGAAGTTCTGCCGGGACCTACTGCAATGATCTCGCCCTCCTGAGGCCTTTCTTTAGCGGTATCAGGAATAATAATCCCACCGCGAGCAGTTGTGTCCTGATCGATCGGTCTGACTAAAACACGATCAGAAAGCGGTTTGACGTTCATGTGTTCCTCCTTGTGAGTTATGTTTTTCAATTTGGGTTTTCAATGATTAGCACTCTAACAATTAGAGTGCCAAATTCGTGTAAATATATCCAAGGGATAAAAGATGTCAAGAGAAAATCTAAAAGTAACTACCAAAATAAAGTGGGGTAGCTAGAACTATCCAAAACCCAATATGCCAATTCAAGCTCTTAATAAATTACTAAACTAAGGCAATGGCGCGGGTAGGGCGATGGCGCGAATTTTGCCGTAATTGCAAATTTCGTGACAGAAAGGTGGTGATCTGGTGGATTTTTGCCCAAGCTATTTAAGCTGTTAACAACCTATGATACTTATAGCAAAAATCGTGACATCGCCGATATCTATAATGAAAAACGACGTTTGCCCTTAAACTTCGATTTAGTTATTAATCCAGTTGCTAAAGACTAAACTGCTCAAAGTTTTTCTTAGTTACATCGCCCTAAAACAACCCAGAAATATTTCCATCAGAGTCTATATCGATACTATCGGCTGCAGGTTTCGAGGGTAATCCCGGCATAAGGAGAACGTCTCCACACACTACTACTACAAAACCTGCGCCAGCATTGACATAAGCACTATCAACGACGAAAGTGTAATCCCTCGGACGACCTCTAAGTTTCTTATTGTCCGATAACGAGGCGGGGGTTTTCGCTATTATCAGATGTAGCTTATCGAAACCAAGAGCTGTAAGATTTTTATTAATATTACCTTTAGCTCGGTTTGAATAGGTTATATTGCCAGCACCATAAACCCTTTTAGCGATTATCTCAATCTTCTCTGTTATTGACATATTCTTATTGTATATAGGTTGGACCTTGGCGCCGCTGTGAACACTTTCTGAAACTGCTTCCGCCAACTCGATGCAACCATCACCTCCACCGTTATAAGGATCACAAATTACAGCGGAAACCCCTTTGTTCCTGGCTCGTTTCAACACAATTTCGATCTCTTCCGGATCGTTATCCGAAAATTTATTAACTGCGACAATAATAGGCAAACCAAAGTTCTGCATATTCTCTATATGAGCATCGAGGTTTTCCAGACCTTTCTTCAAAGCCTCGACATTTTTCCCAATTAGGTTTTTTTTGTCAAGACCGCCATGATATTTCAAAGCCCTAATAGTCGTAACTAAAACAACGGTATCAACATCGAATTTTCCAACTTGAGATACAAAATCGAGGAATTTTTCCCCTCCAAGATCTGAGCCGAAGCCAGCTTCGGTAATAGTTACGTCCGAATACGCCTGCGCAAGGCGTATTGCCTGAATAGAGTTGGTTCCATGAGCAATATTTGCGAATGGACCACCATGGATTATCGCGGGGGTTCCTTCGCATGTTTGAACTATATTAGGTTTGATCGCATCCTTAAGAAGTAATGCCAGTGCTCCCACTGCATTAAGGTCCTTTGCTAAAACAGGTTTACGGCTTCTAGTATAGCCAAGCACGATCTTTCCAATGCGCTCTTTCATATCATTAAAATCATCTGCAAGACAGAGAATGGCCATTATTTCGGATGCAACAGAAATAATGAATTTATCCTCGCGAACAAACCCATTCGCAGTGCCACCCATCCCAACTACCACAT
This genomic window from bacterium contains:
- a CDS encoding DUF177 domain-containing protein, with the translated sequence MFNLRIPVFDILEGETRMEVSVLPEDLDLEFVDVEFKERILIIILLSRFGRMISGNAEIETSVELICARCLKKFRYKVESKFELQMKVERGASRFANFLDEDFAFLDETNGLIDLRERIREEIVFDIPRIPICDENCVGIEFNEEKNNIIDPRWEKLNKVKNNN
- the dnaJ gene encoding molecular chaperone DnaJ, producing the protein MKDLYEILGVNRSATEEELKRAYRQKAKECHPDTNSDPEAENLFKELSGAYAILSDPQKRRQYDTYGTTGRSQDPFAGMGGFDISDALRMFMEAVGGVDPFGGSFFGGGFGGSGRASRSRKGGDLQVTVKVSLEEILSGAKKKIKLSKKYVCKECGGSGIPAGAKEKTCPDCGGTGRRRTVRASLLGSISTVTTCSTCGGTGTTVTAHCPKCSGEGRIDGSQSIDFEVPPGVSEGNYLVMDGKGNAGIAGGPPGNLIIFFKEIPHKVFNRRGEDLYIRFPLTFSRAALGAEVKIPTLEGEDKALKIPSGTQFGQTFKLKGSGLPALNSRSRGDIVVTAFIRTPTRLSKKEKEVFAELAEFDSEHSAEHNDENIFSRLKDLFN
- a CDS encoding nucleotide exchange factor GrpE, coding for MGDKKKKGKEIKEQKTDNLENLTAEIESLKEEKERLNDAYLRLAAEYDNYKKRQTKNFSEMVSAARDALLLKILDVLDNFERAIQSYEEPPSVDLLVEGIDLIHKQFVDMLHSEDIHTVCEIGDCFDPQIHEAVAMVPSDEKENTVVGVLQKGFKCGERLIRPAKVLVSNHLEDEKD
- the hrcA gene encoding heat-inducible transcription repressor HrcA encodes the protein MELTDRESSILKLLTEVFIETAHPVGSKTIAERLGSTISSATIRNIFVNLEAKGAIEKPHTSAGRVPTNDGFRYYVSNLMDPQKLKESEIAEIDSSSSTFYTNTNELLDGVARTLAKLSKQLGIVVAPHGEDLKLFRVEYIPASPMEVFLIVSTTSGMVKSVPLRFSYNIDFRKLNIVVDLVNERLSGKTFGEIRVNIEKRFEDIVSLKEAFLLRLINSVDTIFHFDQEECLHYYGTSQLLEKPEFRETSNLGGLISLLENRQNLTRLLAVSHGQPLSIRIGGSMNDLSIVTCEFPIATNCGIVGLLGPIRMDYARAISILIYARDALSKSFGR
- the groL gene encoding chaperonin GroEL (60 kDa chaperone family; promotes refolding of misfolded polypeptides especially under stressful conditions; forms two stacked rings of heptamers to form a barrel-shaped 14mer; ends can be capped by GroES; misfolded proteins enter the barrel where they are refolded when GroES binds), whose product is MSKEIEYSEHARDLLKVGVSKLARAVKVTLGPKGRNVVLDKKWGGPTITKDGVTVAKEIDLEDPFENMGAQLVKEVASKTSDIAGDGTTTATVLTEAIFLEGVKNVTSGINPMALRRGLEAATVNIIEKLKDISVPVKSSEEIAQVGAISANNDRVIGELIAEAMDKVGKDGVITVEEAKGTETTLDTVEGMQFDRGYLSPYFVTDPEAMEVSFEDALILIHDKKISNMKDMLPLLEKVAQKGKPLVIISEDVEGEALAMLVVNKLRGVVRCAAIKAPGYGDRRKAMLQDIAILTGGKVISEELGFKLENTRVEDLGSSKRITIDKDNTTIVEGGGAQADIQGRIKEIRAAIEKATSDYDSEKLQERLAKLAGGVAVIKVGAATETEMKEKKARVEDALHATRAAVEEGIVPGGGVTLIRCLSALDELAFEGDANVAIRILRKALEEPARLIAENAGHDGGVIINTIKENEGAFGFNADKEEFEDLFVAGVIDPTKVVRIALQNAVSISSLLLTTECLVTEIPDKEAPAAAPQMPGGGMGMY
- a CDS encoding co-chaperone GroES: MNVKPLSDRVLVRPIDQDTTARGGIIIPDTAKERPQEGEIIAVGPGRTSDSGELIVLAVKAGQKVLYGKYAGTEITIEGDEYLIMQESNILAILE
- a CDS encoding formate--tetrahydrofolate ligase, translated to MKHISEIAKQVGLDEKDLYYFGPYKAKIYPNISDLTDGRPKGKQVLVTATTPTPAGEGKTTTSIGLSMALNKIGIKSIVTLREPSLGPTFGIKGGATGGGASTVLPEDEIDLHFTGDIHAVTTANNLLAAMLDNHIHHGNKLDIDPRRITWSRVLDMNDRALRHVVVGMGGTANGFVREDKFIISVASEIMAILCLADDFNDMKERIGKIVLGYTRSRKPVLAKDLNAVGALALLLKDAIKPNIVQTCEGTPAIIHGGPFANIAHGTNSIQAIRLAQAYSDVTITEAGFGSDLGGEKFLDFVSQVGKFDVDTVVLVTTIRALKYHGGLDKKNLIGKNVEALKKGLENLDAHIENMQNFGLPIIVAVNKFSDNDPEEIEIVLKRARNKGVSAVICDPYNGGGDGCIELAEAVSESVHSGAKVQPIYNKNMSITEKIEIIAKRVYGAGNITYSNRAKGNINKNLTALGFDKLHLIIAKTPASLSDNKKLRGRPRDYTFVVDSAYVNAGAGFVVVVCGDVLLMPGLPSKPAADSIDIDSDGNISGLF